In Ciona intestinalis chromosome 11, KH, whole genome shotgun sequence, the DNA window caacagttgttataacactggtgttctgtttcatacacctcgtgcctgtttacaagttaccacgtatgtaaattatttatccttgcatggcggggcaacaacagtggttataacactggtgttctgtttcatacacctcgtgcccgtttacaagttaccatgtatgtaactttgtgagtaattattttttcgggtggatttgtttcatttaatttttactgtaTGTCAATGTAATATCCAGGCGACAGACATCATGGTTATGCAAGTTCCCAACGACACTCCGATGTCTTCATGGGATTCTGAGAAGTTACTTCAGTTTTACTCCAACAACCATTTCTTACGCAATTATGGCGGAACCTTGCAAGCTTTATTTGGAAAACATTATCCATTGAAACAACAGCCTAGAACAAGTaaattagttttgttaaattcaatttaaatcattttattatgAAAATTCGTTTTAGTTCTTGATGATttgttaaaactataataGGTATTTAAAGCCACTATTCACTTTCTTTCCACATTCAGACCTCGATGAAGGAAACCTTACCCCAATGCAGACAGCAGTACGTAACATATCAGCAGCAGCCAGGGCAGCGGTCACCAACTTCCATATGTACACTTATGATGCAAGCACATATGACCAGATAACTGATGGAGGAAGCGACATGTACGATGATGGGAATCATGtaagtatggtggggtaactTTGTGCTGTAAGGGTCGAAGACAATCTTATAACCGGACAGtgcgcatgaggtgtatgaatacaccatgtgtgtctggtgtataagaagacacctatgttacaacttgacagtgagcatgagatgtatgaatttaatacaccatgtgtgtctggtgtataaaaagacacccatgttataactcgacagtgagcatgagatgtatgaatacaccatgtgtgtctggtgtataagaagatacccatgttataactcgactgAGCAtttgtgtgtctggtgtataaaaagatacccatgttataactcgacagtgagcattgggtgtatgaatacaccatgtgtgtctggtgtataaaaagacacccatgccatgttataactcgacagtgagcatgaggtgtatgaatacacaatttgtgtctggtgtataagaagatacccatgttataactcgacagtgagcatgaggtgtatgaatacaccatttgtgtctggtgtataagaggacacccgtggtataacttGACAGATATATGTTTATACCATTCATGCTtattgtcgagttataacatatgcCTTTTCTCTCTATACGCCCATGTTACTAAACCTTCCCTTGCAGGTGTATTACAAGATAGGTGAACAACCATACAAGAAGATAGTATATGGAAGGAATTACAGGTAAACATGAAGTCATTGATCACTTGTCTGTATCTTGTGTATTACATGTTGTGCAACATAAttcaccattgtgggcgtgtgtttCAAAACTCATGACTATAAGTTCTTTAAGATATATTAAAGGGAACCAGCCACAAAcatacatatgtggtaatttgtaagcaggaggtgtatgaaacagaacacccatgttataaagactgtcattgccctgacacgcaagaataaagttacatatgcggtaatttgtaagtgggcacagggtgtatgaaacagaacacctgtttgtcgttgccccaccatgcgaggataaataagtttcatttattcaacttacTCATTTATAAGTTGTTGAATAACGTACAGGGACCTGGCAAGTGGTGTGCAGATCACAAGTTACATGGACCATCCTTTCATGATGTTAATGTGGGGAGCTAATCCTGGTGGAACAGTCCCTTCATTTTCTATAAAGGTTTGTAGATTATAATTTGCAATAAATTAACctgttgtatttttagtaaaaagttGTGCATCAAAATGTTTCCTGTTAAGTATAGAATATGACTATTTAGACAtgtaacattattaaaatagttGTTCTTTAAGGTGGaagttttgcattaaaatacCTCTTACCCAATCGGTGCAatgttttaccaaaatattttagaattaaTCTCAAATTTCAGCAGTGCTTAATAAGCAAGTatataattaacaaaaatgttgtcaaaaaacatgaatattCCCAGGAACTGAGcaggtaacatttttttgccattCAGGTTGCTGGATATACAAAGAGATCTgggttttttaattaaaacaaagttctGTATTCATATTCCCCCTATAGGTTGTCTCAGGGACCGGTGCAGATGGTGCCGGCAATGCGAGGTCATTCAGTGGGTCATTGACCTCCAGTAACCTCACTTGTAGTTACCAAGCATATGTTGTGTCTGGCTTGAGTGACCCCTCAATTGGTGAAGTTTATTTcctttgctccaacccagtggtatgttgttgttatttcataattgttaaatttattgtgtCATAATGATgggattatgatgtcattattccACAGACATGGAGGTcagttgtgacatcacagttaaGAAGGTCAGCGTGGAGTTCGACGACAGATAACTTGAACAACGCGGTATCAGTTGAGGGGAACCCCCAGAACTTCCTCATGGGTTATACTCTGTTATCAAGgtaaatgtttattgtttggccgacaatttagacaaaagtcacaactgggttggagcaatttgtgccaagtgtcttgcccaaagctGCACACTTAGTGTCAGTAGCCTGTTTTGCTTTGGTTGATCCACAGTGCTGGCTGATGgaataaagttacaaaatatcgGTCTCCTAATCTTGCAACAAAAACATCTTTTATTAAATCGTTGTAAATTTATTCCGAtctatatttgtgtttatgttataatagtgtttgttatttattatgatgtcataaaatgtttttccaGAAACAATCTTCAACACAATTCGATCGATTCAATAAAGATTGAGGCTGTGTTGGGACTAATTATGCAAGCATTGTTACCACTGCCTCCAGTGGCAGGTGAGAAAATTCatgtttaacattagtttttactcATATTTTTGGCCCATTCTGATCATAACAGAATACACCATTAGACTATTCCTATGTATAACGTTATGGTTTGATATGCTATATTATATTGCAAGAAACGTCCAACCAGTTGAGTGCTAAATCAATTCAGATTCACGGATATATTactgttgtatttaaactatttataatagagattaaaaagttttctgtGTTACTTACATTTGACTATTTATTAATATGataactttaatattattgtgATAACGTTATTGTTTAGACATCAATTGTGCTCGCTTCAACGAAAGTGTAATTGTTCCCGTGGAATACATAAAGGGgagtaatgacgtcataatgagcAAAATTCCAGTATCGTCACGAAATCAAGTTGAACCGGGATATATTCACTTGCGTGCTGTAGATGTTAGTGGGGATACTTATGCTATGTGCCCTGGTGTAAGGTGTGGAAttagtgtaacttatttattctttccTTAGAACgcaggtgttccgtttcatacacctcatgctcgcttgtTTTTTagggtttttttttttattaaattggctgacaatttatataGGCAACCCATAAGGAAACACTGTGTCATGGCATAAGCTGGGTATGTAATGACACGCGTCACttattgctacaacccattggtcactgTAACAAATACAAACTGGAAACCAAATtctaaagataaaaatatctttttatcaTCAATTATGTATGAAATTTAATTGGCGCTGTTTTGAGCAATTTCCCTTTATAAACAAGAGAGCGATATTTGCAGAACATCTGCATGTGATTCACAATCAGTATGCCTTGTGGGGATTCCCCATGGCCACAACTCTACAAGAAAACAGATGGAAAACTGCGGGGATTTTGCAGGTGGGTGGGACCAAGTGTGTGTTGGACAACTGTGTGGGGAATGTACTTTGTGTGGTGCacttaatatttgtataaaattagTGCATTAGTATTTTACTGAAGTAATCGGTACAGCTGCTTTAAACTGACAATTCTCAAAGAACTCTGCATGTGATACCCTGATTCGTGATGTCATATTACGATGTCAAATCAATAATGTCATAAATATGTCTCTttgaagttaaaattaattaatacaacaaaGTGAAAGAAATTCGAAACAGAACgacttgttaaaaacatagtgTTCGTAAAAATTACTTGTGTGTAGTGTCAACAGATTGAGGAATTTGTTGAGTTACCTTTCTATTGGTGGCCCATAGTTGATAGTTGTTGTTTTGGCAGGTTGGGCCGGCATTTTATCCGAACACCCGACAGCAACTCTCCCATCAAAGACTGCTCGATCACTCAATGACCAAAAGTCAAGTTTCCTTATTTTCACGCGATGATCAATCAATGTTTTGACGTAATTTGATTCCAGTAATTCAgtcaaactttaaattactCATAAAGAAACAATCAATGAATATTCTTACTTATCAAATAAAAGACGTAGTGTGTAGTTTTGAACATAAGTTGGATCCATTGTCTCAACTTTAACTTGAATCAACTGTGGTTTATGTAGCTTCTGTTCATAGTTCAttctcactgtcaagttataacatgggtgtcttcttatgcaccagacacacatggtgtattcatacctcatgctcactgtcgagttataacatgggtgtcttcttctacaccagacacacatggtgtattcttacacctcatgctcactgtcaagttataacatgggtgtcttcttatgcaccagacacacatggtgtattcatacctcatgctcactgtcgagttataacatgggtgtcttcttatgcaccagacacacatggtgtattcatacctcatgctcactgtcaagttatacatgggtgtcttttatacaccagacacacatggtgtattcatacacctaatgctcactgtcgagttataacatgggtatcttcttatacaccagacacacatggtgtattcatacacctcatgctcactgtcgagttataacatgggtgtcttcttatacaccagacgcacatggtgtattcatacacctcatgctcactgtcgagttataacatgggtgtcttcttatacaccagacacacatggtgtattcatacacctcatgctcactgtcgagttataacatgggtgtcttcttatacaccagacacacatggtgtattcatacacctcatgctcactgtcaagttataacatgggtgtcttttatacaccagacacacatggtgtattcatacacctcatgctcactgtcgagttataacatgggtgtcttcttatacaccagacacacatggtgtattcatacacctcatgctcactgtcgagttataacaggggtgtcttcttatacaccagacgcacatggtgtattcatacacctcatgctcactgtcgagttataacatgggtgtcttcttatacaccagacgcacatggtgtattcatacacctaatgctcactgtcgagttataacatgggtgtcttcttatacaccagacgcacatggtgtattcatacacctcatgctcactgtcgagttataacatgggtatcttcttatacaccagacacacatggtgtattcatacacctcatgctcactgtcaagttataacatgggtgtcttttatacaccagacacacatggtgtattcatacacctcatgctcactgtcgagttataacatgggtgtcttcttatacaccagacgcacatggtgtattcatacacctcatgctcactgtcgagttataacaggggtgtcttcttacacaccagacgcacatggtgtatccatacacctcctgctcactgtcgagttataacaagaGTGTCTCCTTACACACCagacgcacatggtgtatccatacacctcatgctcactgtcgagttataacatgggtgtcttcttataaaccagacacacatggtgtatccatacacctcatgcataCTATCCACATTCACTTAACTCCAGAATTCGTGAttgaattgtattttaattaattcgaTTACTGATTAAACCACACATtgtacgtcacaattgccaAACAATCACGCGCGATGTTAAGAAACTCTGCTTCGAGTAAATAACAATAGAGACGAAGCGACATCATTCTTGGACTTTGCATGTCCTGCAGGCTCGGTGTCGGTGGGGTGGTCAGACGATATCCCGTCCCAACCTGTTGAATAGACGGGACATGTTTATTCTCACATTgcctcgttataacacgggtgttttgtttcctaAAGTTCCAACCCAACCGGATATCAACGAATGTAACTCATTCATCCTTTTGTGGCATGggtaaaacacgggtgttgtttcatacacctcgtgcccgcttacgagttaccacgtatgtaactcattcatccttgcatggcggtgcaacaacagtcgttacaacacgggtgttctattacTTGAGCCTCGACCAATATTCTCTCGGCTAGAGACGccctaaccactataccaaaCGTCACactttacgtcataataagtTGGTTACGACTTAAGGAGCGTTTAATTGTAACGTCATATACAAGACCACAATAGTCATTATTACGTACCAGCGAAATCTCCACAAGCCCTGGTGTTTGTTGGTATGGTGTTGATTCCCCCAACACAAATGGAGGAGGGACGGCATGAATCAGATCTAGAAcatattgtgtttatttattatgacgtcactattgtttatacaatgacgtcattattatttctataccGTGATCTGTAacgtaatgacgtcattaatacTTCaccattatttatttaatgacgtcattattagTTCACTAATATTCGTTTGCTGACGTCCTCAATACGTCACTAATATACATTTGAAGACGTTGTTATTACGTCactaatattaattattaccTTACACCAGGACACAATGCGTTTGGAACACCTTTCGGGTCAAAGGCTCGGAAATGAATGAAACCTGGAGGTGCTCGTTCCCTCACCGCTGGTGgtatgtgtgacgtcatggccTCGTTGGATCCGACGTCAAATTGGACGGGAACAACCAAACTCTCGTTCAGTCGGCTGCAGTTGAAGTCTATTGTAA includes these proteins:
- the LOC100185757 gene encoding uncharacterized protein LOC100185757, translating into MKLQCRLLLLCLLYVTSQIKVTSSIGTDLGECACMCSDDVMGNRPTLFSTPEHGRFYESIRGVKGDLGPYGSFGPPGPPGPPGVAGTRGRTADDPFKEQSDKPHVSCLATRESGVTQSGVYELLLTGEHAPFQVYCDMNTAGGGWTLVGSVHENNINGKCTVGDNWSGIEGPLEPQTSSAWVNVQTFGHPEGATSADYKSPAYFKTLATDIMVMQVPNDTPMSSWDSEKLLQFYSNNHFLRNYGGTLQALFGKHYPLKQQPRTNLDEGNLTPMQTAVRNISAAARAAVTNFHMYTYDASTYDQITDGGSDMYDDGNHVYYKIGEQPYKKIVYGRNYRDLASGVQITSYMDHPFMMLMWGANPGGTVPSFSIKVVSGTGADGAGNARSFSGSLTSSNLTCSYQAYVVSGLSDPSIGEVYFLCSNPVTWRSVVTSQLRRSAWSSTTDNLNNAVSVEGNPQNFLMGYTLLSRNNLQHNSIDSIKIEAVLGLIMQALLPLPPVADINCARFNESVIVPVEYIKGSNDVIMSKIPVSSRNQVEPGYIHLRAVDVSGDTYAMCPGVRTSACDSQSVCLVGIPHGHNSTRKQMENCGDFAGWAGILSEHPTATLPSKTARSLNDQKSSFLIFTR